A single Micromonospora sp. CCTCC AA 2012012 DNA region contains:
- a CDS encoding DEAD/DEAH box helicase translates to MTTTMPTFASTGLAPALVAELTVQGITEPFPIQSATIPDSLAGRDVLGRGRTGSGKTLAFGLPLLHRVAGRRARPGRPLALVLVPTRELAQQVTTALTPYARALGVRCVTVVGGLSLQRQADALRAGAEVVVATPGRLHDLINRGDARLGEVAVTVLDEADQMADMGFLPQVTKLLEQVAPDGQRMLFSATLDGGVDRLVRRFLTNPVSHSVDPGTATVTAMTHHVLHVEAADKPDALARIAAREGRTILFIGTKHRADRLARQLLSKGVRAAALHGGKSQPQRTRILDQFKSGQITALVATDVAARGIHVDGLDLVVNADPPTEAKDYLHRGGRTARAGESGTVVTLVLPEQRRDVTRLMSVAGIRPQTAQVRPGDEALSRVTGAREPSGVPVTIAAPAAVAATRTGSGRGRRAGGGDGFRAPAGRATETGRTTGDSVEAGGARSVHRPSGRRRRPQRPRTA, encoded by the coding sequence ATGACCACGACCATGCCCACATTCGCGTCCACCGGCCTGGCTCCGGCGCTCGTCGCCGAGCTGACCGTGCAGGGCATCACCGAGCCGTTCCCCATTCAGTCGGCCACCATTCCCGACTCGCTCGCCGGTCGGGACGTGCTCGGCCGGGGGCGTACCGGCTCCGGCAAGACGCTCGCCTTCGGCCTGCCGCTGCTGCACCGCGTCGCGGGCCGCCGGGCCCGCCCCGGCCGCCCGCTCGCGCTGGTGCTGGTGCCGACCCGGGAGCTGGCCCAGCAGGTCACCACCGCACTCACCCCGTACGCGCGTGCGCTCGGCGTGCGCTGCGTCACCGTCGTCGGCGGTCTCTCCCTCCAGCGCCAGGCGGACGCCCTCCGTGCCGGCGCCGAGGTGGTCGTCGCCACCCCCGGTCGGCTGCACGACCTGATCAACCGCGGTGACGCCCGCCTCGGCGAGGTGGCGGTCACCGTGCTCGACGAGGCCGACCAGATGGCCGACATGGGCTTCCTGCCGCAGGTCACCAAGCTGCTGGAGCAGGTCGCCCCGGACGGGCAGCGGATGCTCTTCTCCGCCACCCTCGACGGCGGCGTCGACCGGCTGGTCCGCCGCTTCCTGACCAACCCGGTCTCGCACTCGGTCGACCCGGGCACCGCCACGGTGACCGCGATGACCCACCACGTGCTGCACGTCGAGGCAGCGGACAAGCCCGACGCCCTCGCCCGGATCGCCGCCCGCGAGGGCCGCACCATCCTCTTCATCGGGACCAAGCACCGCGCCGACCGGCTCGCCCGTCAGCTGCTGTCCAAGGGCGTACGCGCGGCGGCGCTGCACGGTGGCAAGAGCCAGCCGCAGCGCACCCGGATCCTGGACCAGTTCAAGAGCGGCCAGATCACCGCGCTGGTCGCCACCGACGTGGCGGCCCGCGGCATCCACGTCGACGGGCTGGACCTCGTGGTCAACGCCGACCCGCCCACCGAGGCGAAGGACTACCTGCACCGGGGTGGGCGTACCGCCCGGGCCGGCGAGTCGGGCACCGTGGTCACGCTGGTCCTGCCGGAGCAGCGCCGGGACGTCACCCGGCTGATGAGCGTCGCCGGCATCCGCCCGCAGACCGCCCAGGTACGCCCCGGCGACGAGGCGCTGTCCCGGGTCACCGGGGCCCGCGAGCCGTCCGGCGTGCCGGTGACGATCGCCGCCCCGGCGGCGGTCGCCGCCACGCGTACCGGGTCGGGTCGGGGTCGTCGGGCCGGTGGCGGTGACGGTTTCCGCGCCCCCGCTGGCCGGGCCACCGAGACGGGTCGTACGACGGGTGACTCCGTCGAGGCGGGCGGAGCGCGTTCGGTGCACCGCCCCTCCGGCCGTCGTCGTCGCCCTCAGCGCCCCCGTACCGCCTGA
- a CDS encoding RrF2 family transcriptional regulator, giving the protein MYVSARADYALRAMLAVADVTGSPGRTGGGELVKAASLAESQQIPHSFLQGILLDLRRADLLHSHRGTDGGYALARPADEISVGDVLRAVGGTLTSVRGLPADSAGYHGVATGLRDVWLAVHGAIALVVDRTTLADLLADRVTPH; this is encoded by the coding sequence GTGTACGTCTCCGCGCGCGCCGACTACGCACTCCGGGCCATGCTCGCCGTCGCCGACGTCACCGGGTCCCCCGGTCGGACCGGCGGCGGCGAGCTGGTCAAGGCGGCGAGCCTGGCCGAGAGTCAACAGATCCCGCACAGCTTCCTCCAGGGCATCCTGCTGGACCTGCGCCGGGCCGACCTGCTGCACAGTCACCGGGGCACCGACGGCGGCTACGCCCTCGCCCGCCCGGCCGACGAGATCAGCGTCGGCGACGTCCTGCGCGCGGTCGGCGGCACGCTGACCAGCGTGCGGGGCCTCCCGGCGGACAGCGCCGGCTACCACGGCGTCGCCACCGGGCTGCGGGACGTCTGGCTGGCGGTGCACGGCGCGATCGCCCTGGTCGTCGACCGGACCACCCTCGCCGACCTGCTCGCCGACCGCGTCACCCCGCACTGA
- a CDS encoding ABC transporter permease: MASDTITGTTRSDAEISGLDALEIAGQEQGPSRLRQLWSATWPKLAALALSIALWQFVVWTGWKDPWALPGPATVFADLGDYLVSPALWEGLATTGRRAAVGFAAAVAVGLLLGLAVARVKILRAALGSMITALQTMPSIAWFPLAILLFQLSEQAIFFVVVLGAAPSVANGVIHGVDYVPPLLVRAGRNLGARGLNLYRYVIAPAALPAIVAGLKQGWAFAWRSLMAGELLVVIATKTSIGAQLTYARELNEAPRLMAIMIVILVVGLAVDAAFGAADKAIRRRWGVLDQAGN; this comes from the coding sequence ATGGCCAGTGACACGATCACCGGGACCACGCGCAGCGACGCGGAGATCTCCGGACTGGACGCGCTGGAGATCGCCGGGCAGGAGCAGGGCCCGTCCCGACTGCGGCAGCTCTGGTCGGCCACGTGGCCGAAGCTCGCCGCCCTCGCGCTCAGCATCGCGCTGTGGCAGTTCGTGGTCTGGACCGGGTGGAAGGACCCGTGGGCGCTGCCCGGCCCGGCGACGGTCTTCGCCGATCTCGGCGACTACCTGGTCAGCCCGGCGCTCTGGGAGGGCCTCGCCACCACCGGTCGCCGGGCCGCGGTGGGCTTCGCCGCCGCCGTCGCCGTCGGCCTGCTGCTCGGCCTGGCCGTGGCCCGGGTGAAGATCCTGCGGGCCGCCCTCGGCTCCATGATCACCGCCTTGCAGACCATGCCGTCGATCGCCTGGTTCCCGCTGGCGATCCTGCTCTTCCAGCTCAGCGAGCAGGCGATCTTCTTCGTGGTGGTGCTCGGCGCCGCCCCGTCGGTCGCCAACGGCGTCATCCACGGCGTGGACTACGTGCCCCCGCTGCTGGTCCGGGCCGGCCGCAACCTCGGCGCCCGGGGGCTCAACCTCTACCGGTACGTCATCGCGCCGGCCGCCCTGCCGGCCATCGTGGCCGGGCTCAAGCAGGGCTGGGCGTTCGCCTGGCGCAGCCTGATGGCCGGTGAGCTGCTGGTGGTCATCGCCACCAAGACCTCCATCGGCGCCCAGCTCACCTATGCCCGGGAACTCAACGAGGCGCCCCGGCTGATGGCCATCATGATCGTCATCCTGGTGGTGGGCCTGGCGGTGGACGCCGCGTTCGGCGCCGCGGACAAGGCGATCCGGCGCCGCTGGGGCGTGCTGGACCAGGCCGGCAACTGA
- a CDS encoding ABC transporter ATP-binding protein, with amino-acid sequence MTSTTTTTRSATGSVALRGVTKVYGQGGNAVLALDGVSLDVAPGEFVCLVGASGCGKSTLLNLVAGLDRPSGGKIELGEGVNPGLMFQEPALFPWLTVEANVEVPLKLRGLPRAERKARVAELLRTVHLADFGRKRPHELSGGMRQRVALARTLALDTPVLLMDEPFGALDAMTRDILHDELERIWSERKLTVLFVTHNVREAARLADRIILLSSRPGRISWSTGVDVPRPRRIDSPEIANIAAEVTDRLRTEVGRHGQ; translated from the coding sequence GTGACGTCGACCACGACGACCACGCGCAGCGCGACCGGCTCGGTCGCGCTGCGCGGCGTGACCAAGGTGTACGGCCAGGGCGGCAACGCCGTCCTGGCGCTGGACGGGGTGTCGCTGGACGTCGCCCCCGGCGAGTTCGTCTGCCTGGTCGGCGCCTCCGGCTGCGGCAAGAGCACGCTGCTCAACCTGGTCGCCGGGCTGGACCGGCCCAGCGGCGGGAAGATCGAACTCGGCGAGGGCGTCAACCCCGGCCTGATGTTCCAGGAGCCCGCCCTCTTCCCCTGGCTCACCGTCGAGGCCAACGTCGAGGTGCCGCTGAAGCTGCGCGGTCTGCCCCGGGCCGAACGGAAGGCGAGGGTCGCCGAGCTGCTGCGTACGGTCCACCTGGCCGACTTCGGCCGCAAGCGACCGCACGAACTCTCCGGCGGCATGCGGCAGCGGGTCGCCCTGGCCCGCACCCTCGCCCTGGACACCCCGGTGCTGCTGATGGACGAGCCGTTCGGCGCGCTGGACGCGATGACCCGCGACATCCTGCACGACGAGCTGGAGCGGATCTGGTCCGAGCGGAAGCTCACCGTGCTCTTCGTCACCCACAACGTGCGGGAGGCGGCCCGCCTCGCCGACCGGATCATTCTGCTCTCCAGCCGTCCCGGCCGGATCAGCTGGTCCACCGGGGTGGACGTGCCCCGACCCCGCCGGATCGACTCCCCCGAGATCGCGAACATCGCCGCCGAGGTCACCGACCGGCTGCGTACGGAGGTGGGCCGCCATGGCCAGTGA
- a CDS encoding ABC transporter substrate-binding protein: MRRLPFRRLVSLATLAVVGAATLGSTAACGDDTDDAAGKAGPVTLRLGYFPNITHAPAVVGVEKGIFAEKLGSGVKLETKTFNAGPAAIEAIFSGALDATYIGPNPTVNAFSKSKGEAVRVVSGAASGGVALVVKPTITSVEQLRGKKIATPQLGNTQDVALRYWLKEKGLKTTKEGGGDVKVVPQENAQTVDTFASGAIDGAWVPEPYVSRLVNAGGKVLVDERDLWPDKKFVITNLIVSTKFLKAHPDVVKKLVEGQVAANEFVNTKPDEAQQAISDHIGKITGKPLDVKLIKQAWPTLEFTNDPIASSLKTGLDHAVAVELTQPVDLNGLYDLKFLNEVLKAQGKPEVTQP, encoded by the coding sequence ATGAGACGGCTCCCCTTCCGTCGGCTGGTCTCCCTCGCCACCCTCGCCGTCGTCGGCGCGGCCACCCTGGGCAGTACCGCCGCCTGCGGCGACGACACCGATGACGCCGCCGGCAAGGCCGGCCCGGTGACCCTGCGCCTCGGCTACTTCCCCAACATCACCCACGCCCCCGCCGTCGTCGGCGTGGAGAAGGGGATCTTCGCCGAGAAGCTGGGCAGCGGCGTCAAGCTGGAGACCAAGACGTTCAACGCCGGCCCGGCCGCCATCGAGGCGATCTTCTCCGGCGCGCTCGATGCCACGTACATCGGTCCGAACCCGACCGTGAACGCCTTCTCCAAGTCCAAGGGCGAGGCGGTCCGGGTGGTCTCCGGCGCCGCCTCCGGCGGCGTGGCCCTCGTGGTCAAGCCCACCATCACCTCGGTCGAGCAGCTGCGCGGCAAGAAGATCGCCACCCCGCAGCTCGGCAACACCCAGGACGTGGCGCTGCGCTACTGGCTCAAGGAGAAGGGCCTCAAGACCACCAAGGAGGGCGGCGGCGACGTCAAGGTCGTCCCGCAGGAGAACGCGCAGACGGTGGACACCTTCGCCAGCGGCGCGATCGACGGCGCCTGGGTGCCGGAGCCGTACGTCTCCCGGCTGGTCAACGCCGGCGGCAAGGTCCTCGTCGACGAGCGCGACCTCTGGCCGGACAAGAAGTTCGTGATCACCAACCTGATCGTCAGCACCAAGTTCCTCAAGGCCCACCCGGACGTGGTCAAGAAGCTGGTCGAGGGGCAGGTGGCGGCGAACGAGTTCGTCAACACCAAGCCGGACGAGGCCCAGCAGGCCATCTCCGACCACATCGGCAAGATCACCGGTAAGCCGCTGGACGTCAAGCTGATCAAGCAGGCGTGGCCGACGCTGGAGTTCACCAACGACCCGATCGCGTCCTCGCTGAAGACCGGCCTGGACCACGCGGTCGCCGTCGAGCTGACCCAGCCGGTCGACCTGAACGGCCTCTACGACCTGAAGTTCCTCAACGAGGTGCTCAAGGCGCAGGGCAAGCCCGAGGTCACCCAGCCGTGA
- a CDS encoding M16 family metallopeptidase, whose amino-acid sequence MPTRRARIPATKYPVERFTLDNGLRVVLTPDRSAPVIGVAVVYDVGIRSEPEGRTGFAHLFEHLMFQGSENLEKLAHFRHVQGAGGTFNGSTHLDYTDYYETLPANALERALFLEADRMRGPRLTEENLRNQVDVVKEEIRVNVLNRPYGGFPWLTLPPVMFDTFPNAHDGYGSFDDLESATVADAADFFRRYYASGNAVLAVSGDIDVAEATGLIERHFGDVPARPAPDRPDFTEPDLTAERRKSYTDKLAPLPAIAGAWRVPDPVSDFAGYLPYVVLAEVLTDGDASRLVERLVQRDRTVTSLGGYLGFMGDPFDVRDPTALLLQAHLPPGGDVDKVLRTLDEELDRLATDGLTEGELARTQARMATHLLRDTDAVLGRALRMAVLEQQRGEPGLLNELPRLVGEVTEEQVRAAAATLRPERRASIEVIPGGAK is encoded by the coding sequence GTGCCGACGCGGAGAGCGAGAATTCCAGCGACGAAATACCCGGTCGAGCGGTTCACCCTCGACAACGGCCTGCGGGTGGTGCTCACCCCTGACCGCAGCGCCCCGGTGATCGGGGTGGCGGTGGTCTACGACGTCGGCATCCGCTCCGAACCCGAGGGACGCACCGGCTTCGCCCACCTCTTCGAGCACCTGATGTTCCAGGGCTCGGAGAACCTGGAGAAGCTGGCCCACTTCCGGCACGTGCAGGGCGCCGGTGGGACCTTCAACGGCTCCACCCACCTGGACTACACCGACTACTACGAGACCCTGCCGGCCAATGCGCTGGAACGGGCCCTCTTCCTCGAGGCCGACCGGATGCGCGGTCCCCGCCTCACCGAGGAGAACCTGCGCAACCAGGTCGACGTGGTCAAGGAGGAGATCCGGGTCAACGTGCTCAACCGGCCGTACGGCGGGTTCCCCTGGCTGACCCTGCCGCCGGTCATGTTCGACACCTTCCCCAACGCGCACGACGGCTACGGCTCCTTCGACGACCTGGAGTCCGCCACCGTCGCCGACGCCGCCGACTTCTTCCGCCGCTACTACGCCAGCGGCAACGCCGTCCTGGCGGTCAGCGGCGACATCGACGTGGCCGAGGCGACCGGGCTGATCGAGCGGCACTTCGGCGACGTGCCGGCCCGGCCCGCCCCGGACCGCCCCGACTTCACCGAACCCGACCTGACCGCCGAGCGGCGGAAGTCGTACACCGACAAGCTGGCGCCGCTGCCGGCGATCGCCGGGGCCTGGCGGGTGCCCGACCCGGTGAGCGACTTCGCCGGCTACCTGCCGTACGTGGTGCTGGCCGAGGTGCTCACCGACGGTGACGCCTCCCGGCTGGTCGAGCGGCTGGTGCAGCGGGACCGGACGGTCACCAGCCTCGGCGGCTACCTCGGCTTCATGGGTGACCCGTTCGACGTGCGTGACCCCACCGCGCTGCTGCTCCAGGCGCACCTGCCGCCCGGCGGCGACGTGGACAAGGTGCTGCGCACCCTCGACGAGGAGCTGGACCGGCTCGCCACCGACGGGCTCACCGAGGGTGAGCTGGCCCGTACCCAGGCCAGGATGGCCACCCACCTGCTGCGGGACACCGACGCGGTGCTCGGCCGGGCACTGCGGATGGCCGTGCTGGAACAGCAGCGCGGCGAGCCGGGCCTGCTCAACGAGCTGCCCCGGCTGGTCGGCGAGGTCACCGAGGAGCAGGTCCGCGCCGCCGCCGCCACCCTGCGGCCGGAACGCCGCGCGTCCATCGAGGTCATCCCCGGAGGTGCCAAATGA
- a CDS encoding M16 family metallopeptidase — MTATATVSAGSRTLPPLGPNRKLKLPTQAERTLANGLTVIAVRRPAVPLVELRLWMPFGRSHLARGAMLAQTMLSGTQTLTATQIAAELQKVGGGLSAGVDPDRLMLSGAGLVTGLDRMLELLADVLTGATYPGDWVETERDRLVDRIQVAQSQPAHLARTALLKRVYGRHPYATQTPEPDQVRAVRPAALRKLHAERVHPAGAVLVLVGDVQPARALDAAEQALGGWRGDGHVAELPPAPPLEPGPLLLVDRPGSVQSSLRIALPAVPRTHPDHAALQLANLIFGGYFSSRWVENIREDKGYTYGPHSMVEHSVAGSVLVAGAEVATEVTAPALLETTYELGRLASLPVKPEELEQARQYALGTLQLGMSTQAGLASLTSAYAGNGLRLDFLAEHAARLAKATVADVAEAGARYLSPAKAVVVVLGDAERVAGPLSALTPVRTEPA; from the coding sequence ATGACGGCGACGGCGACCGTTTCCGCCGGGTCCCGGACGCTGCCGCCGCTCGGCCCCAACCGCAAGCTCAAGCTCCCCACCCAGGCCGAGCGCACCCTCGCCAACGGGCTCACCGTGATCGCCGTACGCCGGCCGGCGGTGCCGCTGGTCGAGCTGCGGCTCTGGATGCCGTTCGGGCGCAGCCACCTGGCCCGCGGCGCGATGCTCGCCCAGACCATGCTCTCCGGCACGCAGACCCTCACCGCGACCCAGATCGCCGCCGAGCTGCAGAAGGTCGGCGGCGGGCTCTCCGCCGGGGTCGACCCGGACCGGCTGATGCTCTCCGGGGCCGGCCTGGTCACCGGGTTGGACCGGATGCTGGAACTCCTCGCCGACGTGCTGACCGGGGCGACCTATCCGGGCGACTGGGTGGAGACCGAGCGGGACCGGCTGGTCGACCGGATCCAGGTCGCGCAGAGCCAGCCCGCCCACCTCGCCCGCACCGCGCTGCTCAAGCGGGTCTACGGCCGGCACCCGTACGCGACCCAGACCCCGGAACCCGACCAGGTCCGCGCGGTCCGCCCGGCGGCCCTGCGGAAGCTGCACGCCGAGCGGGTCCACCCGGCCGGGGCGGTGCTGGTGCTGGTCGGCGACGTGCAGCCGGCCCGCGCGCTGGACGCCGCCGAGCAGGCCCTCGGCGGCTGGCGGGGCGACGGGCACGTCGCCGAGCTGCCGCCCGCCCCGCCGCTGGAGCCCGGCCCGCTGCTGCTGGTCGACCGGCCCGGCTCGGTGCAGTCGTCGCTGCGGATCGCGCTGCCGGCGGTGCCGCGTACCCACCCCGATCACGCCGCGCTGCAACTGGCCAACCTGATCTTCGGGGGCTACTTCTCGTCCCGCTGGGTGGAGAACATCCGCGAGGACAAGGGCTACACGTACGGGCCGCACTCGATGGTCGAGCACTCGGTGGCCGGTTCGGTGCTGGTCGCCGGGGCCGAGGTGGCCACCGAGGTCACCGCCCCGGCGCTGCTGGAGACCACGTACGAGCTGGGTCGGCTGGCGTCGCTGCCGGTCAAGCCGGAGGAGCTGGAGCAGGCCCGCCAGTACGCCCTGGGCACCCTCCAGCTCGGCATGTCCACCCAGGCCGGGCTCGCCTCGCTGACCAGCGCGTACGCCGGCAACGGGCTGCGCCTGGACTTCCTCGCCGAGCACGCCGCCCGGTTGGCGAAGGCGACCGTGGCCGACGTCGCCGAGGCCGGGGCGCGCTACCTGTCCCCGGCGAAGGCGGTCGTGGTGGTGCTCGGCGACGCCGAACGGGTCGCCGGTCCGCTCTCCGCGCTGACCCCGGTACGGACGGAGCCGGCGTGA